The window TGGTATATGATCATGCTATGAACATATCATAAAAtaccaattgaatacatagttAAGTGATCAGATGACTATAAGAACATTCTAAaagtactttagaagaactaagagaatgtaaTATGAGACAATTAGTTTGGAATAAGATCTTCATGTAAAGAGCTGTATATGATTCTGATTTctaaacacacatacacatacacacatacatacatacacacacacacacacacacacacatatatatatatatatatatatatatatataattatgaattGTAATTGCATTATGACTTCATTGTGGGATGAAGAGTAagttttgttggaatgaggtccaactaaaacataatgacacaatatactacaaaataagaatacactactttagaagtttAAATATAATATGATTGGATAAATAAGTTCATTggaaaactatgttgatttctgccaTTTGAGGATCACTTATAAATCTTAATGACTTCAAGAGTATACTTAATTGAGCTAAGCGACTCTATGTCATGAAAAGAAGACCAATCATATAATCCAAGAAATTTAACTATACCTAGAGTAAAGTTAAATATGAAAATGAtagttgtaacgacccaaaaatcacgactaaaaatttcttttaaaacattactaaaaccatatttatgaaAAGTGTATCATAATTCATAACATAGTTTCCgagtatcaattcaaaacataatcttattatcagagtaaaacattcctaggctaactgactatggtgtgtgcactgcaacccctctgagctcctcttttgaaaactgtgTACCTGAgaccaaaaactgaaaaccgtaagcatgaagcttagtgagctcccccaaactaccacataccatacaaacatataaagcacatactgggccttgcccactgcatcggaccgaggttcggactaactggggccttgccccttgcatcggaccgaagtccgcaaactgaatgggaccttgtcccctgcatcggaccgaagtctggactaactggggccttgtcccctgcatcagaccgaagtccggaaactaactgggaccttgtcccctgcatcggaccgaagtccagactaactggggccttgccccctgcatcggaccgaagtccagaaactaactgaacatagcatagcataaacatatccactagcatgaacacataaaatgcatactgcatcgggccgtagcccggaacacataacacataaatcctgtctgtgccacgaaggcatcaaacatactaactacttcatcgaaccgaagtctggaaactactgctagctaaacgggccgacattgtggccttagacccgttcctactggaaggaaactcacctgaactgctgggctctgctgataaccctctggctgctaaccgacaaccctctgagtcgctgctcctctagctctccgagctaccaatatcaatatgacacttagtctgacagtcctccaaaagtcaactaagtcactctagtcaaagtcaaagtcctggtcacagtcaaccttccaggttgaccctactcgccgagtcagcctactgactcgctgagttcataagctcagaaacccttttcattcgcgactcgactcaccaagtcagaccatgactcgccgagtctactgatttccgagttcggtcctgtccaactcactgagtcttcaCTCAagtcactgatccgagtcttaactagaagggtttggggtttcgcgacttgactcgccgagtccaagaacaggctcgccgagtccaaggcaatcttcaagagactcgccgagttgtttttccaactcgtcgagttcctgcctatcttcatccaactcgccgagtccacccatgtgacttgccgagttgctACGCGATTTAAATCTGGTATCtagcctgactcgctgagtcctttcTTGTATTCTCATGATCTCGAGTCacagagctactcctttgctccaaacaatagatctgggttcctatagtccattagcaacataaagttgctacctttacatgcttcttgtctcataataccaaaaccaagctagaaaggaacttaactcatggggaatggctttTGCATAGCAACTAATAGGGCTTTCTGCATCTTTGGTCCAAATagagctcagatctggagtttcaactccagatctaacttgtGAACCCACTTCACATCACGTACTctccaagaaaccctaaaactccatgacaGATGGATCTTgaaaggagaaagccaaggataacgattcattacctccaaatgctctaaaaagttccaccaactctgaatccaaggcctcctcttgcaccactatgaatctcttctcttccaagctccaaattaCTTCACCAAGGGTAGAACTTGCTCCAAAAACggttatggtggctagggtttggggttctgggctataggggccgcaaatgagccctatgaaagagaataagatgcttaaatagggtaccaagtcccggaattagggtttcccaactcagactagactcgccgagtccacttgccgactcgccgagtcggtcacttactttgcacccggatcccgctccgactcgccgagttcctccctggactcgactagtcgaccctctctaacttagggttttcctttcctttcttgacctttctgatttcgggtgttacaatatTATTCGCATAATTCACACAAATAAAGTCCTTCTCTTAAGCTAAGTTtgaatggtcacacttcaacTATAAGACTTTATTGttctagaaatgggattttgatttggataTTAGAACATTgtgacaacaactattatataatGTTTTAAAATAGCAGGATATGATCATAACGTCAGTACtttttgtgttctatattaacatgtttaatccataaataatcttattattttaaaagtCTATAGTTGATTATAATTGTGGGAGCAGTTATGAAATAAGACTAATAGGAGTTGGATTGATTGACTttcactagatgaaagtaggcaatTGGTTTTAACCAAGTTTCATAGTTACTTGTATGAGAACTAGTATTGAATTGACGCACATCAATatcatctcatggatcgctatcatgaatgatacttgattaaaaggtactatctttgtatccgtGACACTTGAGATACATTGTGGGACTTAAGTATAGGGAGTGCTGGGCTTTGATGTAGTCAAATACTGTTCCATAACCGGacagttataaaagccattttcaggtatggtgtgaactatataagatgcttatatagtcaAGATGAGATTTTTCCTTTTATGTGCTGAGAGTGAGACATCTAATCCTTGACAAAGGGATAACTGGTAAACTTTCGCAGTACACAAATTGTAGTCTTGAGCTTTTGGGAATTGGGcgttgatagaatggcacaaagtcGTATGTTGATGGGGGTAGTGAAATTTTGCTAGATGTTCACCATTATCTATATGAGTATAATATGAATATTGCACAAGTGGAAAATTGAAAGATCTATTATGCTCAAGAataatattaaagtgatattgctaattaacatatgatactaatgggtcatactaataacaacttgatacaattgattatttattagaaatttattttaataaatactcaataaactcttataattaattgaaaattatttatttcttggaaataataattttcattagcatgtaacataatatatatcatatggtatattttattaagtcatgtacAACGACATTAGGTCGCCATGTCGTGGCGACTGGGGTTGGATCAACTATTTTGTCCTGATCTGGTGCCACGGCGTGACATGTTGTTGAGGCTAAATGTTTGATTGATGACTTGACCTTGACCATTAACCatgaaggttgacttttgagttgtTGACTTTGGTCAAATGTCTGGTTTTAGAGAGGTAGACTAAGGGTCTTACTTGCATGTATACCCAATTGGCGTTTAGCACTATTTTGGATTTGTAAGTTGTTGATTAAGAGCAGTAtttcaaggtgagtctcctcactgtacttgtaaGTCGAAGGCACAAATGTCGGCACattggattatgtttgtaggatgctaGTTAGCTCTGTGATACTTACATGTTCTGTATATGGGCGGGGCCTGTTATGCAAGCTAGGGCAGTGCATGTTATGCTTATTTGGTGGGGCTCGTTATGTGAGTTAGGGCGAGACCATTTATACTCAATGGGCGGGGCCCTTTATGAGAGTTAGGGCGAGGTCTGTTACACTCATTGGACGAGACTAGTTacttgcatggtatgtggtatttttggggaaactcactaagctttgtgcttacagtttaagtttatgtttcaggtgcttctggttcgaaggggaagggTTTGACCTGATCGCAGCGCAACCACCTGTGTCTAGCTTTTTATTATTTTGGTATttatactctgataactatttcgATTATGATATACTCTGATGGTTTATGAGCTAGCTATATGATTGATGGTTTTGtttacttaaaaataaaaaaatttcattagTATTTTCggtacatttgaagttggtatcagagtcttggtttgagggattcagacacactctcTGGTTTGTCAGAACTCAAACTAGGGATTTGATAAGTTGTTCATAAAGGCAATAATTTTCTAAAAAGGTTTCTACTAaaaaaaggggtgtgatgcatgcattCGGCCGATATCAAGTAAGTGTTcccaaatacccatacatgtttgttgaTTGAGTATGTGATTATTAAATCGCATGATAGATTAAGTCCTTTGTATGATTACTATATAAGCCTTTAGAACTACATGATAGTATGGATTACAAACAATATGATAGGATGGCATGTTAGGCGGTGATCTAATTAgaactcaatgctcgaatgttacTTTCCTAATTGGAAGAACTCAGGAAGGCTGATGCCCGATACCAAAAAAGAGATTTGGGCCCCGTCAACTGTTTGTGCAACAAAACTTTTAAAGACTAAAACCGTTTGACCTCATATAAGTTACAAAAcggaattttcaaaatttattcaTACTACTTGATGGAATTCAAGACGATTCATATAAAATTATGTTTCTTGACTTGTTTCTCAAGAGGAGACTTTTTCAAGAATTAATGTTACAATTATACCATTCACACACTTTTAATTATTTCAACGAGAATAGTATATGTCGTGATTAACTATTGTAGCGACCACAACAACAAAACGAATAGTGATAATGGAAGCGAAAGGCAAATAGTTGACCCGTATTTCCTCCATCAAACTTGCAATCAGCTACTCCCAACGCTCGTTTCTTTGTATTCCCTCCAAACACCGTGAGACATTTTCCAGTAGCACGAGATACCCAAAATCTAAACTGCCTGTGGTTCAAATGCTTGGGTGGATTAATCGATTTCCAATCTGCAAAAGCCAAGCTTTCCAAAGAAGTCAAAGACCGGAGCTTCACTTCACCATGCTTATCAACTGTCAAGAAGTTTTGTCCCCCTGAACATTTATCCATATAGTTACTGAACCTGCACATGGATTAATTATCATTTATTAGTGTCAGTCTTAGATATCTAGAGTCCTAGATTTTCTCTTCAAAAGAACCCTTTAACATATGTGACCTTAAAATTTGATTAACTCACTAATCTAAAGAGTGATTCTCACCCATAACATTGTAACCGAAAAAGACGTAAAAAGATGGTCACTCGCGGTTTcgggtttgtttttttttttttttttttttgtttttttttttttttatttctaatttttaTCGGCTCTGATACCATGCTAGATTTGTGGAGCCGAGGACAAACATAAAGAAAAACAGATGTGGGACACTATAacaatgaggatcttgagaataAGGCTAAGAATTAGAAGGTTGAGTCAAAAAACTAACCTATGATAACCCGAAGCAGATCCGGAGGTGGATTCCCATCCGAAATAGGCGTTGTACTCCAAAGACTGGCCACCCACAATACTGGGTACCGAGTAAACACCTCTATCACTTGCATTAACATAGTCAGACTGCAGTGCTCCAGCAATAAGGGTGTCATCAAAGGCAGTCATGTGAGGGTAGGTTTCACTTGCTGGACATGTTTTGGTCTTATGATCACATGTTGAACACTGGTCGCATAAATTCTTGCTCTCTAATTTGTGTATTGGAGGCGCATAATCAATCCCACCACCCATGCTCATCACCACCAGATTCATCAAGATCAGGATGCTGCATAATCTAATTATTCGATCCATAATCTGCGTATCTCACTAATTAATATGTCAGTTTGTTATATATCAACACATATTACTTCGGCGAATGATGCTAGGATTGGCTTTTTGTGATATTTAAAACTGTAAGTAATATTGTTTATGTCGCTCCTTGTTCCTCCTTGAACCAATCTCATAATATTCCAAAAAGTCATCATTTCAAACATAGTAAATATCAACAAGATTCACACAATCACGCCCTTTTACAGCTTATACATATATTTATGCAATTAACTTTTTGTTGCATATACAACAAAACAGTATGTATGTACACAAGAACACAACAAGATTAATTAACAAACGATAAGCAAAGTATATAACATTTGTGTTTTAGACACCACCAGTGACGCAAGAGAGGAGTCTATGGCTTCTGAATCGAACAAGTTTCTTGTTATTGTCAAGATTCCCATGAGTCGACTTGCTTCTTGTAGTGGA of the Lactuca sativa cultivar Salinas chromosome 6, Lsat_Salinas_v11, whole genome shotgun sequence genome contains:
- the LOC111884338 gene encoding uncharacterized protein LOC111884338, which translates into the protein MDRIIRLCSILILMNLVVMSMGGGIDYAPPIHKLESKNLCDQCSTCDHKTKTCPASETYPHMTAFDDTLIAGALQSDYVNASDRGVYSVPSIVGGQSLEYNAYFGWESTSGSASGYHRFSNYMDKCSGGQNFLTVDKHGEVKLRSLTSLESLAFADWKSINPPKHLNHRQFRFWVSRATGKCLTVFGGNTKKRALGVADCKFDGGNTGQLFAFRFHYHYSFCCCGRYNS